AGCGGGCGCGGGCGCTCTTGACGCTCCTGGGCATCATCCTGGGCGTCGGGACGCTCGTGGCGCTTTCCAGCGCCATCGGCAGCGCGGGGCTTTACATGGAACGCACGATGCAGCAGGCGTCGGGGGAGGACATCGTATCCATCTCGCGCCGGTGGTGGGGCGAGGAGAACGACAAGCCCGCCCCGCGGCTCAACAAGTACGACTCGCGGGCCCTCCAGAAGGCCAGGACCCTGGAGGGCGCCATGATCCTCAACCGTTACTCGACGCGCGTGCAGTGGGGCGAGCGCTGGGGGCAGACCGTCTGGGTCATCGGCGCCACACCGCAGGCGCTCCCGTTCTACCGGCTGGAAATGGGCCAGGGCCGGTTCGTGAGCGACGGCGATGTGTTCGGGCGGACGCCGATCGCCGTCGTGGGTTCCGAGGCGGCGAAGAACCTCCTGAAGGGCGACAAGGGCGCCATCGGCCAGGAACTCAAGCTCAAGGGCGAGCGGTTCAGGGTCGTCGGCGTCATGAAGCCCAAGCCGTCGCTGGGCAAGGGCGAGTTCTGGACGTGGAACAAGTGCGTCGTGGTGCCCGAGACCGCCTTCGTGGATCGGTTCGACGCACGGGGCAAGGAAG
This genomic stretch from Candidatus Tanganyikabacteria bacterium harbors:
- a CDS encoding ABC transporter permease encodes the protein MGFWEEFRIVLDTLRTQRARALLTLLGIILGVGTLVALSSAIGSAGLYMERTMQQASGEDIVSISRRWWGEENDKPAPRLNKYDSRALQKARTLEGAMILNRYSTRVQWGERWGQTVWVIGATPQALPFYRLEMGQGRFVSDGDVFGRTPIAVVGSEAAKNLLKGDKGAIGQELKLKGERFRVVGVMKPKPSLGKGEFWTWNKCVVVPETAFVDRFDARGKEVSEIVVRAPAQALADLGLSRLVESARAIIKWRHWGVENFKVTDAAENARSRMIVTLIVGALEMTVAGVCLLVGGINLMNIMLVSVLQRTREIGVRRAIGATRGNIRRTFLTEAAILAGVGGLLGVAGGLAFAWLLALVLDKAFGYWPFVFPWVEAAAGFGAALVTGVLFGLFPAIRAANLNPIDALRYE